CGCTACCCTGCAATGGATAGCCGAAAACCTTCATGTGTCGAGCAAAATAGGATGAACAGATCTCAAGCAACGGCTTGCGGCCCGTTGCATTTGTCTGGCGCAGTTACTGGCCTACACTGATTTTGCAGTGTGGCAGCTCAACCTGAAATTTTACTTTTGCCTGCAAGGCATTGAAAACGCGCATCAGGGTGTCAATGGTAACATTGCTCGCATTACTTTCAATCCTTGATATCTGTGACTTTTGAACACCAATAAGTTTGCCCAATGCTTCCTGGGTTAAATTGCGTTCCTGGCGAGTCTGCTTGAT
The DNA window shown above is from Pelodictyon phaeoclathratiforme BU-1 and carries:
- a CDS encoding helix-turn-helix domain-containing protein; amino-acid sequence: MKTYTLDEVQDKLIGKHGTPERERFEYELQMDLIGQAIKQTRQERNLTQEALGKLIGVQKSQISRIESNASNVTIDTLMRVFNALQAKVKFQVELPHCKISVGQ